The following coding sequences are from one Electrophorus electricus isolate fEleEle1 chromosome 22, fEleEle1.pri, whole genome shotgun sequence window:
- the ccnt1 gene encoding cyclin-T1 isoform X3: protein MAASFSSRSASNNKWYFTREQIENSPSRRAGLDPDKELSYRQQAANLLQDMGQRLNVSQLTINTAIVYMHRFYMIQSFTRFHRNVIAPATLFLAAKVEEQPRKLEHVIKVTHACLNPQEPSPDTRSDTYLQQAQDLVILESIILQTLAFEITIDHPHTHVVKCTQLVRVVPASKDLAQTSYFMATNSLHLTTFCLQYSPPVVACVCIHLACKWSNWEIPVSTDSKHWWEYVDPTVTLELLDVLLSSKHVGNCFTELTHEFLQILEKTPNRLKRIRNWKASNQTTKKPKVQEEGDKTEAMMNMISMASSGSSLAGLMSLSAPPCGSSSSSSSVGTAGPSDAKERGSAGGSQPWQGGSKEQQPNHEPPAPTRVSLSLSEYRAKHADELAAQKKKLENMEACVKREYATAAQALMGQQRKEKQQQQQQQQQHHHHHQHHQQQQQSTGPHHSGPSEPGNPSPILLKIPLEERQQDRSSLKVRLHPGSGQPGGGGNQGGGSGRGTEQDIKVRIRVPERRGASGEEGKSREKHRERSNHYYHHHHHHHHSSSSSTSSSSSSSAHKHSSSASASASSKKVSGDSMRIGSSSSSRKRTHPSEPSASSHPSKVGKSSRNSYQLPIPSVHGLAHAADMPPPLGLSHHPSSYSHPRVDKADTNGHGTAAGGQSNEYQDTFDMLNSLLSAQGVQPAQPQMFDYHSQYGEYRYSAGSRGGNAQPPPLPSEPPPQMPPLPK, encoded by the exons ATGGCGGCTTCGTTTTCTTCTCGCTCGGCAAGTAACAACAAATGGTACTTCACCCGCGAACAGATCGAAAACAGTCCGTCTCGTCGAGCGGGACTCGATCCCGACAAAGAGCTGTCGTACAGGCAGCAGGCTGCTAATCTTCTGCAGGACATGGGACAGCGGCTCAACGT ATCGCAGCTTACTATTAACACTGCCATTGTGTACATGCATCGTTTCTACATGATCCAGTCTTTTACACGCTTCCACCGTAAT GTGATTGCCCCTGCCACACTCTTCTTAGCAGCAAAGGTTGAGGAGCAGCCTCGCAAGTTGGAGCATGTGATTAAGGTGACCCATGCATGTCTCAATCCTCAAGAGCCTTCTCCAGACACTAGGAGTGAT ACTTACCTGCAACAAGCCCAAGACCTGGTCATTCTTGAGAGCATTATACTCCAGACCCTTG CCTTTGAAATCACCATCGATCATCCTCACACTCATGTGGTCAAATGCACCCAGCTTGTGCGAG ttgttCCAGCGAGTAAGGACTTGGCACAGACGTCATACTTTATGGCAACCAACAG TCTGCACCTGACCACATTTTGCCTGCAGTACAGCCCGCCTGTggttgcctgtgtgtgcattcatctGGCCTGTAAATGGTCCAACTGGGAAATCCCTGTGTCCACAGACAGCAAGCACTGGTGGGAGTATGTCGACCCCACAGTCACTCTCGAGCTGCTGGATG TTCTTTTGAGCTCAAAGCATGTTGGAAATTGTTTTACAGAGCTCACTCATGAGTTTCTACAGATTTTGGAAAAGACACCTAACCGCTTAAAACGAATTAGAAACTGGAAA GCATCAAATCAGACAACAAAAAAGCCAAAGGTCCAAGAAGAGGGCGACAAGACGGAGGCCATGATGAACATGATCTCTATGGCTTCTTCTGGGAGCTCTCTGGCTGGCCTCATGAGCCTCTCCGCCCCTCCCTGCGGCtcgtcgtcctcctcctcctccgttGGCACGGCTGGCCCCTCTGACGCGAAGGAGCGGGGCTCAGCAGGTGGCTCCCAACCCTGGCAGGGGGGCAGCAAGGAGCAGCAGCCCAACCACGAGCCGCCCGCCCCCACCAGGGTGTCACTGAGCTTGAGCGAGTACCGCGCCAAGCATGCCGACGAGCTGGCTGCCCAGAAGAAGAAGCTGGAGAACATGGAGGCCTGTGTGAAGCGGGAGTATGCCACGGCTGCCCAGGCCCTCATGGGCCAGCAGCggaaggagaagcagcagcagcagcagcagcagcagcaacaccaccaccaccaccagcaccaccagcagcagcagcaatcTACCGGCCCGCACCACTCAGGCCCCTCGGAGCCGGGCAACCCGTCGCCCATCCTCCTGAAGATCCCGCTGGAGGAGCGGCAGCAGGACCGCAGCTCCCTAAAGGTGCGCCTCCACCCTGGGAGTGGCCAACCGGGTGGAGGGGGGAACCAAGGTGGCGGCAGTGGGAGAGGGACCGAGCAAGACATCAAAGTGCGCATCCGAGTGCCAGAGAGGCGAGGGGCTTCGGGAGAAGAGGGAAAGAGCAGGGAGAAGCACAGAGAACGCTCCAACCACTactaccaccatcaccaccaccaccaccattctTCCTCCAGtagcacctcctcctcctcctcctcctcagcacacaaacactctagCTCTGCGAGTGCCTCTGCGAGTAGCAAAAAGGTCTCAGGAGACTCTATGAGAATTGGCTCATCTTCCTCGTCCAGAAAGCGAACTCACCCTTCGGAGCCTTCGGCGAGCTCCCACCCATCCAAAGTCGGCAAATCCTCCAGAAACTCCTACCAGCTGCCCATTCCGTCTGTGCATGGGCTGGCCCACGCCGCCGACATGCCGCCCCCGCTGGGCCTCTCGCACCACCCGAGCAGCTACTCGCACCCCCGAGTCGACAAGGCCGACACCAACGGCCACGGCACGGCTGCCGGTGGCCAGTCCAACGAGTACCAGGACACGTTTGACATGCTGAACTCGCTGCTCAGTGCCCAGGGTGTGCAGCCTGCCCAGCCTCAGATGTTTGACTACCACTCCCAGTATGGAGAGTACAGATACAGCGCAGGCTCACGAGGAGGCAACGCCcagcctccacccctcccctctgaaCCACCCCCACAGATGCCACCACTGCCCAAATGA
- the ccnt1 gene encoding cyclin-T1 isoform X1 translates to MAASFSSRSASNNKWYFTREQIENSPSRRAGLDPDKELSYRQQAANLLQDMGQRLNVSQLTINTAIVYMHRFYMIQSFTRFHRNVIAPATLFLAAKVEEQPRKLEHVIKVTHACLNPQEPSPDTRSDTYLQQAQDLVILESIILQTLAFEITIDHPHTHVVKCTQLVRVVPASKDLAQTSYFMATNSLHLTTFCLQYSPPVVACVCIHLACKWSNWEIPVSTDSKHWWEYVDPTVTLELLDVLLSSKHVGNCFTELTHEFLQILEKTPNRLKRIRNWKNQLGHFIFSIQASNQTTKKPKVQEEGDKTEAMMNMISMASSGSSLAGLMSLSAPPCGSSSSSSSVGTAGPSDAKERGSAGGSQPWQGGSKEQQPNHEPPAPTRVSLSLSEYRAKHADELAAQKKKLENMEACVKREYATAAQALMGQQRKEKQQQQQQQQQHHHHHQHHQQQQQSTGPHHSGPSEPGNPSPILLKIPLEERQQDRSSLKVRLHPGSGQPGGGGNQGGGSGRGTEQDIKVRIRVPERRGASGEEGKSREKHRERSNHYYHHHHHHHHSSSSSTSSSSSSSAHKHSSSASASASSKKVSGDSMRIGSSSSSRKRTHPSEPSASSHPSKVGKSSRNSYQLPIPSVHGLAHAADMPPPLGLSHHPSSYSHPRVDKADTNGHGTAAGGQSNEYQDTFDMLNSLLSAQGVQPAQPQMFDYHSQYGEYRYSAGSRGGNAQPPPLPSEPPPQMPPLPK, encoded by the exons ATGGCGGCTTCGTTTTCTTCTCGCTCGGCAAGTAACAACAAATGGTACTTCACCCGCGAACAGATCGAAAACAGTCCGTCTCGTCGAGCGGGACTCGATCCCGACAAAGAGCTGTCGTACAGGCAGCAGGCTGCTAATCTTCTGCAGGACATGGGACAGCGGCTCAACGT ATCGCAGCTTACTATTAACACTGCCATTGTGTACATGCATCGTTTCTACATGATCCAGTCTTTTACACGCTTCCACCGTAAT GTGATTGCCCCTGCCACACTCTTCTTAGCAGCAAAGGTTGAGGAGCAGCCTCGCAAGTTGGAGCATGTGATTAAGGTGACCCATGCATGTCTCAATCCTCAAGAGCCTTCTCCAGACACTAGGAGTGAT ACTTACCTGCAACAAGCCCAAGACCTGGTCATTCTTGAGAGCATTATACTCCAGACCCTTG CCTTTGAAATCACCATCGATCATCCTCACACTCATGTGGTCAAATGCACCCAGCTTGTGCGAG ttgttCCAGCGAGTAAGGACTTGGCACAGACGTCATACTTTATGGCAACCAACAG TCTGCACCTGACCACATTTTGCCTGCAGTACAGCCCGCCTGTggttgcctgtgtgtgcattcatctGGCCTGTAAATGGTCCAACTGGGAAATCCCTGTGTCCACAGACAGCAAGCACTGGTGGGAGTATGTCGACCCCACAGTCACTCTCGAGCTGCTGGATG TTCTTTTGAGCTCAAAGCATGTTGGAAATTGTTTTACAGAGCTCACTCATGAGTTTCTACAGATTTTGGAAAAGACACCTAACCGCTTAAAACGAATTAGAAACTGGAAA AACCAGTTAGgccatttcattttctccattcagGCATCAAATCAGACAACAAAAAAGCCAAAGGTCCAAGAAGAGGGCGACAAGACGGAGGCCATGATGAACATGATCTCTATGGCTTCTTCTGGGAGCTCTCTGGCTGGCCTCATGAGCCTCTCCGCCCCTCCCTGCGGCtcgtcgtcctcctcctcctccgttGGCACGGCTGGCCCCTCTGACGCGAAGGAGCGGGGCTCAGCAGGTGGCTCCCAACCCTGGCAGGGGGGCAGCAAGGAGCAGCAGCCCAACCACGAGCCGCCCGCCCCCACCAGGGTGTCACTGAGCTTGAGCGAGTACCGCGCCAAGCATGCCGACGAGCTGGCTGCCCAGAAGAAGAAGCTGGAGAACATGGAGGCCTGTGTGAAGCGGGAGTATGCCACGGCTGCCCAGGCCCTCATGGGCCAGCAGCggaaggagaagcagcagcagcagcagcagcagcagcaacaccaccaccaccaccagcaccaccagcagcagcagcaatcTACCGGCCCGCACCACTCAGGCCCCTCGGAGCCGGGCAACCCGTCGCCCATCCTCCTGAAGATCCCGCTGGAGGAGCGGCAGCAGGACCGCAGCTCCCTAAAGGTGCGCCTCCACCCTGGGAGTGGCCAACCGGGTGGAGGGGGGAACCAAGGTGGCGGCAGTGGGAGAGGGACCGAGCAAGACATCAAAGTGCGCATCCGAGTGCCAGAGAGGCGAGGGGCTTCGGGAGAAGAGGGAAAGAGCAGGGAGAAGCACAGAGAACGCTCCAACCACTactaccaccatcaccaccaccaccaccattctTCCTCCAGtagcacctcctcctcctcctcctcctcagcacacaaacactctagCTCTGCGAGTGCCTCTGCGAGTAGCAAAAAGGTCTCAGGAGACTCTATGAGAATTGGCTCATCTTCCTCGTCCAGAAAGCGAACTCACCCTTCGGAGCCTTCGGCGAGCTCCCACCCATCCAAAGTCGGCAAATCCTCCAGAAACTCCTACCAGCTGCCCATTCCGTCTGTGCATGGGCTGGCCCACGCCGCCGACATGCCGCCCCCGCTGGGCCTCTCGCACCACCCGAGCAGCTACTCGCACCCCCGAGTCGACAAGGCCGACACCAACGGCCACGGCACGGCTGCCGGTGGCCAGTCCAACGAGTACCAGGACACGTTTGACATGCTGAACTCGCTGCTCAGTGCCCAGGGTGTGCAGCCTGCCCAGCCTCAGATGTTTGACTACCACTCCCAGTATGGAGAGTACAGATACAGCGCAGGCTCACGAGGAGGCAACGCCcagcctccacccctcccctctgaaCCACCCCCACAGATGCCACCACTGCCCAAATGA